The following are from one region of the Euleptes europaea isolate rEulEur1 chromosome 11, rEulEur1.hap1, whole genome shotgun sequence genome:
- the LOC130484265 gene encoding cyclin-dependent kinase 5 activator 2-like, giving the protein MGGALSASPGSRRGGPGGGSAPGWRARSPPPAAAAKGLKRPSLQLLPALPWKRLVAPGKKKAAAHAAPAEVAHLNRRNARQSLPGGRGAGGGPPLGPRNAAPPPAPPAPAPPAAAAPPCSPRRVVVQASTGELLKCLGAFLCRRCYRLKQLPSGAAAAWLRGVDRSLLLQGWQEQAFVSPANVVFVYLLCREAIDGDRVGGEHELRAALLTCLYLAYSYMGHEISYPLKPFLVEGDKDAFWSRCLRIIGATSAQMLRINADPHYFTQVFADLKSEGDGGHRQDFPRVLDR; this is encoded by the coding sequence ATGGGCGGCGCGCTGTCGGCGTCGCCGGGCTCGCGGCGGGGCGGCCCGGGGGGCGGCTCGGCGCCGGGCTGGCGGGCCCGCtccccgccgcccgccgccgccgccaagggCCTCAAGCGGCCCTCGCTGCAGCTGCTGCCCGCCCTGCCCTGGAAGCGCCTGGTGGCCCCCGGCAAGAAGAAGGCGGCCGCGCACGCCGCCCCCGCGGAGGTGGCCCACCTCAACCGCCGCAACGCCCGCCAGTCGCTGCCGGGCGGgcgcggggcggggggcggcccgCCGCTGGGCCCCCGCAacgccgccccgccgcccgccccgccggccccggcccccccggcggcggcggcgccgccgTGCTCTCCGCGCCGGGTGGTGGTGCAGGCGTCGACGGGCGAGCTGCTGAagtgcctgggcgccttcctgtGCCGCCGCTGCTACCGGCTGAAGCAGCTGCCgtcgggcgcggcggcggcgtggcTGCGCGGCGTGGACCGCTCGCTGCTGCTGCAGGGCTGGCAGGAGCAGGCCTTCGTCAGCCCGGCCAACGTGGTGTTCGTGTACCTGCTGTGCCGCGAGGCCATCGACGGCGACCGCGTGGGCGGCGAGCACGAGCTGCGCGCCGCCCTGCTCACCTGCCTCTACCTGGCCTACTCCTACATGGGCCACGAGATCTCCTACCCGCTCAAGCCCTTCCTCGTGGAGGGCGACAAGGACGCCTTCTGGAGCCGCTGCCTGCGCATCATCGGCGCCACCAGCGCCCAGATGCTCCGCATCAACGCCGACCCCCACTACTTCACCCAGGTCTTCGCCGACCTCAAGAGCGAGGGCGACGGCGGCCACCGCCAGGACTTCCCCCGCGTCTTGGACCGCTGA